The following proteins are encoded in a genomic region of Spirochaetota bacterium:
- a CDS encoding outer membrane lipoprotein-sorting protein has protein sequence MRFFKLPIIAVMVFGFSLSALSETAEEKGARLMKMNDDQPIFQKVKGEAAIKIYGSTGDLRFQKKLVMASYTEFIGTNQQKENYISCFLAPADDNGNSYMMYNFKNEPDIKYVYLKGIRKAKKVTGADKRLSFFGSDFTNGDIGKPDYTECTYKALPDTRIVFKGKEFECYVIESLPKNDQIARDTGYGRKVTYLEKKTLLTLKLEYYDENKIKQKEMNLLSFITRKNVKGLQVYYPTGLEMKTLKRGTKSELLFSNMRFEEEANISPNIFSVEYLTRKWW, from the coding sequence ATGCGTTTTTTTAAACTACCGATCATTGCAGTAATGGTTTTCGGTTTCTCTCTTTCGGCGCTGTCTGAAACAGCCGAAGAAAAGGGGGCCCGTTTGATGAAAATGAACGACGATCAGCCGATTTTTCAGAAGGTCAAAGGCGAGGCGGCCATCAAGATTTACGGAAGCACCGGGGACCTCCGGTTCCAGAAGAAGCTGGTCATGGCATCGTACACGGAATTCATCGGCACGAACCAGCAGAAAGAAAATTACATCAGCTGCTTTCTCGCCCCCGCCGACGATAACGGCAATTCATATATGATGTACAATTTCAAGAACGAGCCTGACATCAAGTACGTATACCTCAAGGGAATCAGAAAGGCGAAGAAAGTCACCGGCGCCGACAAGCGCCTCAGCTTTTTCGGCAGTGATTTCACGAACGGCGACATCGGAAAACCCGATTATACCGAGTGCACCTACAAGGCCCTTCCCGATACCCGTATAGTATTCAAGGGGAAAGAATTCGAATGCTATGTGATCGAGAGCCTGCCCAAGAACGATCAGATCGCGCGGGACACCGGGTACGGCCGCAAGGTGACCTACCTCGAGAAGAAAACGCTGCTGACCCTCAAGCTTGAATACTATGACGAGAACAAGATCAAGCAAAAGGAAATGAACCTGTTGTCCTTCATAACACGCAAGAACGTCAAGGGCCTGCAGGTGTATTATCCGACAGGTCTCGAGATGAAAACCCTGAAGCGCGGCACGAAGTCCGAGCTCCTTTTCAGCAACATGCGCTTCGAGGAAGAAGCGAACATTTCCCCTAACATTTTCTCGGTCGAGTATCTGACACGGAAATGGTGGTAA
- a CDS encoding START domain-containing protein → MKKTRLCAAVAIAVVSLLLPFMAPAQKNDWKLKKNRKGIQVLTRDIPGSGFKEFKAVIEVEATMTSVLKLMEDISSYPLWFPNLKESRLIKMINSREMILYHVIKLPFPADDRDSVFKVTASRDPRTAAVTLKLTSLHDFLPERAKTIRVRQISGSWSFIPDTARGTIKVIYQMHSDPGGKLTPLMANMAVVKRPFTVLCNMRDMLKKTAYRDAKETELRLFK, encoded by the coding sequence ATGAAAAAAACCCGGCTTTGCGCCGCAGTAGCCATCGCTGTTGTGTCCTTATTGTTGCCTTTCATGGCGCCGGCGCAAAAAAACGACTGGAAGCTCAAAAAAAACCGGAAAGGGATCCAGGTTTTGACCAGGGATATTCCGGGATCAGGCTTCAAGGAATTCAAGGCGGTCATCGAGGTCGAGGCCACCATGACAAGCGTCCTCAAGCTCATGGAAGACATATCTTCATATCCGCTCTGGTTCCCCAACCTGAAGGAATCGCGCCTGATAAAAATGATCAATTCCAGGGAGATGATCCTCTACCACGTTATAAAGCTCCCCTTCCCGGCCGATGACCGCGATTCCGTATTCAAGGTCACCGCCTCCCGGGACCCCCGCACGGCAGCGGTGACCCTGAAGTTGACCAGCCTCCATGATTTTCTTCCGGAACGGGCAAAAACAATTCGGGTCAGGCAGATTTCCGGTTCCTGGTCCTTTATCCCCGACACGGCCCGGGGTACGATCAAAGTCATCTACCAGATGCACAGCGACCCCGGAGGGAAGTTGACCCCTTTGATGGCCAACATGGCAGTGGTAAAACGGCCTTTTACTGTCCTGTGCAACATGAGGGATATGCTGAAAAAAACCGCTTACAGAGACGCAAAGGAAACGGAATTGCGACTTTTCAAATGA